ATAGGTCGCAATGCTTTGGCGGTTTTTCCTGCCCGGTGCTCCGATCCATCCGCCGTCAGCAAGCGTGGAATGCCACGTCGAATCATCACGCGAGAGCATGGACAGGGGCATAGCCCAGCGGTGCAGCTGGCCGTCAGGGTCACGCCATTCGATGTAAAGCCCCCAAGCCCCGCTTGAGGTGTCGCGGGTCATGCCCAGCACGTCCAGGCGTGGGCCAAGCCACACTTCCTGCACCGCGCCTTCCTGGTCTTCCTCCAGGCGGTAAAGCCCGGTGTTGTCGTTCACAAAGCCCTTGGGCGCGTCCTGCCTGACAGGCCCGCCCGACGTGCCCGAATGCCCGCCGTCTGCTTCGGGCATCCCGCAATCGTTGGGGGAGCAAACCCCGCCCGACGTGCCCGACGTGCCCGACAACAAATTGCCTTGGCCGGATGTTTCGGCGGTAATGGCAATCGCCCGCGCCACAGTGCCCGCGCCGTATGTTTCACCGCCTCGGGCAGGGGCATCCCACTTCGGGCGCATGAGCCCGGACAGACGGAAAACGCGGTCTATGGCCATGATATCGCGGCCAAACCAGAAGGCCAGATGACAGCACAGGGCCGAATCCGCCTCGGACTGCGAAGCGTAGTGGTCTTGCCACACGCCATCGAACAGGGCCTTTATTTCCTGCCCGTTCTTCGAGACGAAGGCGCGCTCAAGACGGGCGCGGTCTTCGATGGCTGGCACTGGCCTGGAAGCCTGGACGGTTGACGGATCGGCCACTTGGGCGGGGCGGGTTCCAAAGGTTTCCGCATGGAAGGCTTCGACTTCTGCTTGCCGCGCTTTTACCTTGGACGGTGTGCCCTTGATCCGGCAGCCCGTAACGGTCAGATAGCGGCCCGACTCGTACATCTCGATTGGGCCTTTCTTCCTGCCATTGGGCGGGAGATTGGCAAAGACGAACATGCGAATGCCGGTGCCGGACGGGCTCGCTTCGGCATAAGTCGCCATGTCCTGAATAATGGCCATGGTCCACGGCTTGATCTCTCCTGTGGAGGCATCCCGGCAGTGGTCCAGGTCGATTCCGACGAAGTGGTCGGCCTTGCTCAGAACAAAGCCGGTGCCGTCACAGTCGAGGCGGGAGTATGCCTGATAAGCGGTGTCGAAGTCTGACCATGTGGTGGGGTCCGTGCTGGAAGCGTTGCCACCAGTACGAGCATTCACAGGAACCTTGGCCCACTTCCATTCCCCGCCTTTGATCTGACGCCATTCATAGCGCCAGCACACCCATTGGGGCACTTCGCGCAATTCATTGGGAATGCCGTCAGGATTGGGCGCAATGGCTTGCGGCCTAGCTGGTTCAGGGTCAGAGGTATTGGCTTTATCGGCCTTGCACAAGGCTTCGGCATCGGGTAATAAATTTGTGCCGCCAATCATTGCCCCGCCCCGGTAGCCTTCCCTGGCCGCCGGGGTTCTACTTTGCATCGATAGCACCGCCCTTATCGCAAGACACGGCGCGAGACTCTAGCCAGGACGTGAGTTCGGCCACAGGGTAAGCCACCTTCTTCCCGACGCGAATGCGGCCCTTCGGACCTTCGCCCTTGCTGTCGAGATTTGCCAAAGTCCGAGGATGTAGGATGCCGCCGCTGAACTCGCTTACACGGTCGCGTGCGACGTAGGGGGATGGCCAACGGGATGCGAGGTCTGCAAGGCACGTTTTTACTTGGGGCATATCGCCTCCTGTGTTGAAGTTTCACACAGGGGCAATCGTGCGCCAACCTGAAGCTAAATGCTTATCATTTAAGTCTAGGCCTTTTTGCAAAGGCATCAAGCGCACTGGCCAATACTGAGTTTAGTCTTTCCAAAGAGAAGCCTAATGTGTTTGCGACTAGTCGCCTAAGCTCTACAGAGTCATCACGACCTTCTACCGTTGTCAACTGCGAGTATATACACAACACAGACCTACCAATGTCTCTTATCAGCACTTCGGCATCAAGTTGATAACAACTCCTCTCATTTCGATAATATGCCTTATCTAACTTAGATTTTGATATAGCAAAAACAGACGCCACTTCCTCTGCTGCATTTTCTCTAGTTATACATTTTGTCTTCATGGCAATCTTTACCATCAACACAGCACAAGTCACTTTCATATCCATCAAAAGCTCACTTCTTTGTCTCATATCTGATATGCCAAGAGCTCTCTTTAGGTATGCCGGACTATCTACACCGTTTGCGTCGACACCCAATCCATCTCTAAGTTTAGAATACTCCACCTGCCCACCTCGAATTAGGGCATTTGAAACAACCAACAGATACTCGCCGACCCATGAGGGAATTGGATGACCATGATAAAGGCAAACCTCAAGCGCGGCCCAAGCTCGGAAAGGATTGCCGTTATTGAAGTATTCAACCTCCTGAACCGTAAGAAAAGTCCGTAATTCCTCTTCAGTCATTTTAAACATATATTCTCCCAGGCTTTTCTCCCGAATGTCCCGGCCAGAGCTGCGAGAGTACCGCCTTTTCGGCATGGGTAGCTAGTCCACGCCTTGGCCGGAGAAAGACTGACGCGTCCAACCGAGGGCGGTCCCAGCCGGCAATAGCGCTAAGCTACAGGAGGCGTGTCATCATTCGCCTCTTCATCTGACCTTACCCCCGCTTGGTACCCCACGGATAAGTTGGTGACTGCCTGGTCTTTGATGTTTCCGTAGTAGCTCGCCCGAAACTGCTCGGGCGAGAGTCCTGCAAGCGCACTATGCGGACGCTCGCGATTGTAGTCCTGACGCCAGGCTTCGACCATTCGCCGGGCATCCGCCAGTGAAACGAAAACGTTCAGGTTCAGGCATTCCTCTCGCAAGCGGCCATTGAAGCTTTCGATGTGCCCGTTGTCCATGGGCCGACCAGGCCGAATGAAGTCCAACAGGACGCCATGCTCATGCGCCCAGCGGTCAAGCGCCTTGCCCGTCAGCTTCGGCCCCTTGTCCATCCTCAGCACGGACGGCTTTCGGCCTCCAAGGCGTAGCGCATCAAGCACACGGACCACGCGCTCTCCCGGCAGGGAGTGGTCCAGCTCGATTCGCGAGCAGCTGCGATCCCACAGTTCCACGATGGTCAGAAGCCGAAGCCTGCGCCCGCTTATCAGGGAGTCGCTCACGAAATCAAGCGGCCACTGCTCATCCGGTCCACTTGGTCCAGGCTGAACGACTCGCAAGTGGCTTGGACGCTTTCTGCGGCGCTTCAGCCGAAGCGAGAGTCCCTCCTCGCGGTAGACGCGCTCAACTTGTTTGTGGTTCACAAGGAGTCCCTCCCGGCGCAGCAGAATGCACAGTCGGGGACTGCCAAAGCTCCTGCGCTCCTCGGACAGCTCACGCAGGCGCTTGCGCAGGTCCTCATCCCTGTCAGGCCCGGCAGGCCGCCTGAACGTGCGCCGATTAAGCAGCATAAGTCGACATGCCCGCCGCTCGGAGTAGCCGTGCTGTGAGATTGCATGGACCACGGCCTCCTTGCGTGCGGCAGGCTCTACGAGTTTTTTTGGAGCGCCTCGCGCAGCACCCCGATGTTCAAGGCCTGCTCGGCCACTAGGCGCTTGAGACGGGCGTTCTCCTGCTCAAGAAGCCTCAGGCGTCTTGCCTCGGATATCTCAAGGCCGCCATACTTGCTCTTCCACTTGTAGAATGTCGTGTCGGAAACCTAAGTACTGCCGGCAGATGTCGGCAACCGACATCCCGGCCTCGGCTCGCGTGAGAATCTGGATGATCTGTTCCTCGATGAAGCGGCTCTTGCGCATGACGACGACCTCCTGGCCAACGCCACAACCTTTACACTGGGATACCTGACGGGGGAGTGGATCAGGGTTTGGAATCAGCCCAGCTCTCCAAAGGTGCCAGACAGCGATAGGCGCAACAAAAAAACCGCACAAGACGGCCTGTCATCGCGCGGGGGCTTTTCTGGGCCAAGTATTGGTCTTTCCTCTTGGGACGGATTGCGTCAGGATTCTTGTGAGTTGGTACGTTTAAATTCGCATATGGCGCATTGAGTATATCAGGACTGGAGCTGGAATGATGAGGGGGTGAGTAGGCGATTTGTGCAACCAACTTCTCTACAAAAAGGGTGGGGAATTGACGTCTGTATCGGGCCTTGGGTCTGAAAAAGTGGGGACAGAGTGGGGATAGAATGCGTCAGGCTAGAAAAACAAAGCCCGCCTGATCGCCGGGCTGACTTGAAAATGTCCAATAATGGCGGAAGCATATAGGAGTCGAACCTACCGACGACCTTTCGACCGTCCACCGGATTTGAAGTCCGGGCTGAATACAGGTTTCCCCTGAAATGAAACAGCCCCCGGAGAATCCGGAGGCTGTTTCCGAGGGGAATGAGCATTCCCGAGGGCAGTGGGGCGATACTATTCCTCGGGCGTGCGGATGGAATGATTGGTCAAGCCTGGACCAATCTATTCCAATGTCTTGAAGCGAGCTTGCCTCCGGTGTCGCCCACGATCAAGCATTCGCTTGCGGACAGAGTGTCGATGAAGTTGAGGCCTGCCTTGGGTGCCATGACGAACACGGAAGTGGACAGGGCGTCGGCTGCCATGACGGTCTGAGCGGTCACGGAGACGCTGACGCTCTTGGTCGGCGAATGGGCGGTTTTCGGGTCGACGACGTGGTGGTGCTTGCGCTCCGCGTCGTAGAAAACCTCATAGCCGCCGGAAGTAGCTACGGCTGCGTCCTTGAGCTCCAGGATCGCCGGGTAGTCGCCTTTCTTGGCCGGGTCCTCGATGGCCACGGTCCAGGGCTGCCCGACGGAGCGCGCACCCCGGGCGCGGATGTCGCCGCCTGCGTTGATCAGGTGGTTGGCGACGCCGTTCGCGGCCAGTACGTCGGACGCACGGTCGACGATGAAGCCCTTGGCGATGCCGTCGAGGGTCACGCCCATGCCCTGTTTGCCGAAGTGGACTTCGGAGCGGGAGAGGCGGATGGCGCTGGAATCGACCAGTTCGAGAGCCTCGCGCAACTCCTTCTCGGAGATATGCATGCCGCCGCTGGACTTCAAAGTTTGGACCACGGGCAGAACGGTTGCGTCGAAGGCGCCGCTGCTGAGCCTGTTGAAACCGATGGCCTCGCGCATGACCGCGAAGAACTCGGGCTCGACGTCGGACAGACGGCCGGTGGCGTTCAGATGCGCCAGCGGGGTGCTCGCGTTGTGACGGTCGAAGATGGCTGAAAGGCGCTCGATCTCCGCGAAGGCGAGACCGATGGCATTCTCGGCTGCCTGCCTGGACTCGTGCACTGCGGTAATGGCCACGAAGGTGCCCAGCAGGAAGCGGTTCTCACTGACCTTGTATGCGTTTCCGATCTTCCGGGTTTCGGTCATGCGGATCGCGGCCATGACTGGCGCGGGTGTTACGGCCGCGCCCAGGCCCACGATGCCCAGGGCGCGGATGAAAGCCCTTCTGGTAAACAGCTTGCTGTTCATGCCCTCTGCTCCTTTGCGGGCTTGCTGTATTCCCTGACGTCCGCGTCGGCTGCGTATTCGGAGCCGGCATAGGAGTCGTAGCAGGTCAGGCCGCAGCGCAGGCAACGGCTGCCTTCCTTGCGGGCGGCCTCGAACGTCACGGAGCCCTTGACCTCTTCCTTGAAGGTGCACCTGCGGTCCTCGACGCTGATCTCAGGGACCTTGATGCGCGGGATGGTGTAGACGACCTCCATGTGCTTGAGGATGGACTCGGGAATGACGCCAGTTTGCGGGTTGACCGGCTCGGGGATGTCATTCTGGGTAACGAGGTAATGGATCGAGCGTGCCGCGCGGCGGCCGTCGGCGACGGCCTGAATAAGGATGTTACGGCCGGTGCGCGCTTCGCCGCCGACGAAGACGTTCGCGAGGCTGGTCCGCAAGGTGGTTGTGTCGGCCTTGATGCCGCCAGTCTTCTTATCCAGATCAAGAAGAAGCTTGCCGCTTTCGTCGGTGAAGGGAGTGGTGTCCACGAGGCGATCGGTGGCCACGACGACAAGG
The DNA window shown above is from Desulfocurvibacter africanus subsp. africanus DSM 2603 and carries:
- a CDS encoding DUF927 domain-containing protein, with translation MQSRTPAAREGYRGGAMIGGTNLLPDAEALCKADKANTSDPEPARPQAIAPNPDGIPNELREVPQWVCWRYEWRQIKGGEWKWAKVPVNARTGGNASSTDPTTWSDFDTAYQAYSRLDCDGTGFVLSKADHFVGIDLDHCRDASTGEIKPWTMAIIQDMATYAEASPSGTGIRMFVFANLPPNGRKKGPIEMYESGRYLTVTGCRIKGTPSKVKARQAEVEAFHAETFGTRPAQVADPSTVQASRPVPAIEDRARLERAFVSKNGQEIKALFDGVWQDHYASQSEADSALCCHLAFWFGRDIMAIDRVFRLSGLMRPKWDAPARGGETYGAGTVARAIAITAETSGQGNLLSGTSGTSGGVCSPNDCGMPEADGGHSGTSGGPVRQDAPKGFVNDNTGLYRLEEDQEGAVQEVWLGPRLDVLGMTRDTSSGAWGLYIEWRDPDGQLHRWAMPLSMLSRDDSTWHSTLADGGWIGAPGRKNRQSIATYLATSRPKARVRCVERTGWHGPVYVFPDEVVGSTGEMVVLQHEVAESVYRRGGTLEGWQECLATLAQGNSRLVLAISAAFAAALLEVAGKESGGLNFVGGSSTGKSTALHAAGSVCGGGGISGFVRNWRATSNGLEGLAAMHCDSLLALDELGQADARAVSEAVYMLANGSGKSRATRDGTHRTPATWRTLVLSSGEIGLALKIQEEMGRTVKAGQEVRLVDIPADAGKGLGLFENLHGHASPTVFADSIKRAAATHYGHAFRAFTARMVADMDNARTEVLKAIPAFVARACPAEADGQVRRVAARFALCAVAGEMATEWGILPWRAGEAIEAAMRCLGEWIAARGGAGASEDRAILSAVRLFIEQHGAARFQDLDADGNANADRCINRAGFRRKAQAGHEFIFLPSVFSAEVLRGHDASRATKVLKQAGWLRTNEKGLQVKVALPGLGRPRCYVVALPDEQEG
- a CDS encoding FAD:protein FMN transferase is translated as MNSKLFTRRAFIRALGIVGLGAAVTPAPVMAAIRMTETRKIGNAYKVSENRFLLGTFVAITAVHESRQAAENAIGLAFAEIERLSAIFDRHNASTPLAHLNATGRLSDVEPEFFAVMREAIGFNRLSSGAFDATVLPVVQTLKSSGGMHISEKELREALELVDSSAIRLSRSEVHFGKQGMGVTLDGIAKGFIVDRASDVLAANGVANHLINAGGDIRARGARSVGQPWTVAIEDPAKKGDYPAILELKDAAVATSGGYEVFYDAERKHHHVVDPKTAHSPTKSVSVSVTAQTVMAADALSTSVFVMAPKAGLNFIDTLSASECLIVGDTGGKLASRHWNRLVQA